One genomic region from Drosophila busckii strain San Diego stock center, stock number 13000-0081.31 chromosome 3R, ASM1175060v1, whole genome shotgun sequence encodes:
- the LOC108602497 gene encoding chymotrypsin-2 — protein sequence MLLPSVWLLAALCLAQGEIVLAIVGGQNAAAGETPYQASLQTLTGSHLCGGAIIAETWILTAAHCVAGWPEDRLQVAVGSLRYTEPGAVQQVAAIYVHPYYDQPKYQNDIALLQLNQSIVYNELTQAVPLAQESWPAGSKDLIFSGWGRQSASGTYPTLLQLMQQTHIDLQQCAERLSDYPDVQLGVNQLCVFRELNIGACHGDTGGPLVYQGKLVGILNFLVPCAQGVPDIFMNVRYYRDWIRQVRSGNNKCAQVRQQIIN from the coding sequence atgttgctgccaagtgtttggcttttggctgctttgtGCCTGGCGCAAGGTGAAATAGTGTTGGCCATTGTTGGCGGTCAGAATGCAGCGGCAGGTGAAACGCCCTATCAGGCATCGCTGCAAACTTTGACGGGCAGTCATTTGTGTGGCGGCGCTATCATAGCTGAGACTTGGATATTAACGGCTGCACACTGCGTTGCCGGCTGGCCAGAAGATCGACTACAAGTAGCAGTAGGCAGTCTGCGCTATACGGAGCCAGGCGCTGTGCAACAAGTGGCAGCTATATATGTGCATCCCTACTACGACCAGCCCAAATATCAAAATGATatagcgctgctgcagctgaatcAAAGCATTGTCTACAACGAACTGACGCAGGCAGTGCCGCTTGCTCAGGAGTCTTGGCCTGCGGGCAGCAAGGATTTGATTTTCAGCGGCTGGGGCAGACAATCTGCAAGTGGCACGTATCCAACATTGCTGCAACTCATGCAGCAGACACACATAGACTTGCAGCAGTGCGCTGAGCGTTTGTCTGACTATCCAGATGTGCAGCTGGGCGTGAATCAGCTTTGCGTCTTTCGAGAACTCAACATTGGCGCTTGTCACGGCGATACAGGCGGCCCTTTAGTTTATCAGGGTAAGCTTGTGGGCATACTCAACTTTTTGGTGCCCTGTGCACAGGGTGTGCCGGACATATTCATGAATGTGCGCTACTACAGAGATTGGATTAGACAAGTgcgcagcggcaacaacaaatgtgcgcAAGTGCGGCagcaaattattaactaa
- the LOC108604091 gene encoding chymotrypsin-2, which yields MRTLLSLLLTLCLLQLLAVTHSVDGLRSASASTLAALPQQQSFSARIVGGNEAALGDWPGIVSIQNRFGFPFCSGSIIDDRWVLTAGSCLSGLRAPNLLLLAGTTASWNLSAVGYYADKIYVHCNYDKPLYHNDIALIHLTTDVEYNDYIKKLPLAALDELQLQEPLNFAGWGAVEEEGSISVPLMQASGSYLDVPACRRALGNTENVDEGHVCVQLPQGQGMCYSDAGAPLINAQGQLVGIGNWGVPCGRGFPDVYSRVAFYHDWIRSTINGYALG from the coding sequence ATGAGAACATTGCTAAGTCTTCTGCTCACGCTCtgcctgctgcagctgctcgcgGTTACGCACAGCGTCGATGGACTACGATCTGCGTCAGCGTcaacgctggcagcgctgccgcagcagcagagcttcAGTGCACGCATTGTGGGCGGCAATGAGGCAGCTCTGGGCGATTGGCCTGGCATTGTAAGCATACAAAATCGATTTGGCTTTCCCTTCTGCAGTGGCAGCATCATCGACGATCGTTGGGTACTCACAGCAGGCAGCTGTTTGTCCGGACTGCGTGCACcgaatttgctgctgctggcgggcACTACAGCCAGCTGGAACCTCAGCGCTGTGGGCTACTATGCGGACAAGATCTACGTGCATTGCAACTACGATAAGCCGCTTTATCACAATGACATAGCACTCATACACTTGACTACTGACGTGGAGTACAATGATTACATCAAGAAGCTGCCACTGGCTGCGCTGGatgaactgcagctgcaggagcCGCTAAACTTTGCTGGCTGGGGCGCTGTTGAAGAAGAAGGCAGCATATCGGTACCATTAATGCAGGCAAGCGGCAGCTACTTGGACGTGCCTGCATGTCGTCGCGCTCTAGGCAACACTGAGAATGTGGACGAGGGTCATGTGTGCGTGCAGCTGCCGCAGGGACAAGGCATGTGCTACAGCGATGCGGGTGCTCCGCTTATCAATGCTCAAGGTCAGCTGGTGGGCATTGGAAACTGGGGCGTGCCCTGCGGCCGAGGCTTTCCAGACGTCTATAGCCGCGTTGCCTTTTATCACGACTGGATACGCAGCACCATTAACGGCTATGCCTTGGGTTAA
- the LOC108604092 gene encoding chymotrypsin-1, with amino-acid sequence MKFLTLLICTLIVAQSAAREIDLVQKLRAKLHQQAAQQPETRVVGGADAAAGGAPYQVSIMNTFDEHVCGGSIIANEWILTAAHCLEWPTKYLLIVTGSNDYTKPGAVYEVDYAKIHCQHNKPMYHNDVALIHTKTPIVYNARTQPIQLATQNKMQTGDKLKLTGWGAIKAWGRHVTQLQEIELKYLAHSSCASKVRNSDWLGDGHICTLTKEGEGSCNGDSGGPLVDANQTLVGVVNWGEACALGVPDVFASVAYYRDWITKMMTPQGVAC; translated from the coding sequence atgaagTTTCTAACACTTTTAATATGCACACTAATTGTAGCGCAAAGTGCAGCACGTGAAATTGATTTAGTGCAAAAATTGCGTGCAAAACTTCATCAGCAAGCGGCGCAGCAGCCGGAAACGCGCGTTGTGGGCGGCGCGGATGCAGCAGCGGGCGGTGCACCCTACCAGGTGTCCATTATGAACACCTTTGACGAACATGTCTGCGGCGGCAGCATCATTGCTAACGAATGGATATTGACTGCAGCTCACTGCCTGGAGTGGCCCACAAAGTATCTGCTAATTGTGACTGGCAGCAATGATTACACCAAGCCTGGCGCGGTGTACGAGGTGGACTACGCCAAGATACATTGTCAGCATAATAAGCCAATGTATCATAATGATGTAGCACTCATACACACTAAAACGCCGATTGTTTATAATGCGCGCACTCAGCCCATTCAGTTGGCTACGCAGAATAAAATGCAGACAGGCGACAAGCTCAAGCTTACAGGCTGGGGCGCCATCAAGGCTTGGGGACGTCATGTCACGCAGTTGCAGGAGATTGAGCTAAAGTATTTGGCGCACAGCAGCTGCGCGTCCAAGGTGCGCAATTCCGACTGGCTGGGTGATGGACACATTTGCACGCTCACCAAAGAAGGCGAGGGCTCTTGCAATGGAGATTCAGGTGGTCCGCTGGTGGATGCAAATCAAACGCTTGTGGGTGTTGTCAACTGGGGCGAAGCCTGCGCCTTGGGTGTTCCAGATGTCTTTGCTTCTGTTGCATATTATCGTGATTGGATAACAAAGATGATGACACCACAGGGTGTTGCCTGTTAA
- the LOC108604095 gene encoding chymotrypsin-2, whose amino-acid sequence MSQRLGVLLCLLLALLSCAQAQEQRRFDPLPAAKFKASSRIIGGNEIPVGKAPYMVSIQNYFGNHICGGAIIHDQYILTAASCMGGLRKRDMKVVMSTNDWAGPAWQYKVEEIIMHCKFDQPLYHNDIALLKLETLVAYDDVTQNITLAALNTLKEGEKLTLTGWGIEEDDGDYVYNLKQLQLAYVNNAHCNATYQGTESLDVGHLCAVGKQGTGACMGDQGGPLINEAGELVGIVNFGVPCARGFPDVFARVSFYYDWILATINGCAIE is encoded by the exons ATGTCTCAACGTCTGGGCGTGTTGCTCTGCCTATTGCTGGCTTTGCTGTCCTGCGCGCAGGCTCAAGAGCAGCGCAGATTTGATCCTCTGCCCGCAGCAAAGTTCAAGGCCAGCAGTCGCATTATAGGCGGCAATGAAATTCCTGTGGGCAAAGCTCCTTACATGGTTtccatacaaaattattttgg CAATCACATTTGCGGCGGAGCCATTATACATGATCAATATATACTTACTGCCGCCAGCTGCATGGGCGGTCTGCGCAAGCGCGACATGAAGGTGGTGATGAGCACCAATGACTGGGCAGGACCTGCTTGGCAGTATAAAGTAGAGGAGATCATAATGCACTGCAAGTTCGATCAGCCTTTGTATCATAATGACATTGCGCTGCTTAAGCTCGAAACGCTGGTGGCCTACGATGACGTCACACAGAATATAACACTAGCTGCTCTAAATACGCTGAAGGAGGGCGAGAAACTCACCTTGACGGGCTGGGGCATAGAGGAGGACGATGGCGACTATGTTTACAATTtgaagcaactgcagctcgcCTATGTGAACAATGCGCATTGCAATGCAACTTATCAAGGAACGGAGAGCTTGGATGTGGGACACTTGTGTGCTGTGGGCAAGCAGGGAACTGGCGCCTGCATGGGAGATCAGGGTGGACCACTGATAAATGAAGCTGGCGAGCTGGTGGGCATTGTCAACTTTGGCGTGCCCTGTGCGCGTGGCTTTCCCGATGTCTTCGCGCGTGTGAGTTTCTACTACGATTGGATTTTAGCCACAATCAATGGCTGTGCTATAGAATAA
- the LOC108602386 gene encoding chymotrypsin-2, producing the protein MQLFYLLLLLGSCLAKRQDRGHFDNRIVGGETAEVGFAPYQVSLQYELAAHNCGGAILNAQWIITAAHCVAHFPPERVIVIVGTNQYEQPGAVHHTAQIFVHGSYDKPDMHNDIALLKLQQNITFNALTQPIDLPVAPLQEPAEIVLTGWGAREPNGESIKQLQKLSMRFVNLADCMDIFNHTKSLGVGHICTYSKEGAGGCHGDSGGPLVSNGRLVGLVNWGYPCAKGLPDVQANVYYFLDWIRRTMSGNSKCGN; encoded by the coding sequence atgcaacttttctacttgctgctgctgctgggcagctgcttggccaagCGACAGGATCGTGGACATTTTGATAATCGCATTGTAGGTGGCGAAACTGCTGAAGTGGGCTTTGCGCCTTATCAGGTCTCGCTGCAGTATGAGCTGGCTGCACATAACTGTGGTGGCGCTATACTAAATGCTCAGTGGATTATTACTGCAGCACATTGTGTAGCGCACTTTCCACCGGAGCGTGTTATTGTTATAGTTGGCACTAATCAGTACGAGCAGCCAGGCGCAGTGCATCATACAGCTCAAATCTTTGTGCATGGCTCATACGACAAGCCCGATATGCATAATGATATAGCGCTGCTCAAACTGCAGCAGAACATCACCTTCAATGCCTTGACGCAACCCATTGACTTGCCTGTTGCGCCGCTGCAGGAGCCAGCAGAGATTGTCCTGACGGGTTGGGGTGCGCGTGAGCCAAACGGCGAGTCcatcaagcagctgcaaaagctgAGCATGCGCTTTGTTAACTTAGCTGACTGCATGGATATATTTAATCATACCAAAAGCTTGGGCGTAGGACACATCTGCACTTATTCCAAGGAGGGCGCTGGTGGCTGTCATGGGGATTCGGGTGGTCCGCTAGTGAGTAATGGACGGCTGGTTGGTCTGGTCAACTGGGGATATCCTTGCGCCAAAGGTCTGCCGGATGTGCAGGccaatgtttattattttctgGACTGGATACGCAGAACGATGAGCGGCAATAGCAAGtgtggcaattaa
- the LOC108602189 gene encoding chymotrypsin-1, whose protein sequence is MWVLRLSFVAVLLLLLLNLTNAKRLAKPSAEKLEQLARIHKLYGNRVVNGMDAEPGQAPYQVSMQGMFGDHMCGGAIIGDKWVLTAAHCVYGYNPPYLRIITGTLEWAKRAAIYFVEEYWVHCNYNSPDYNNDIALIMLNDTIKFNEYTQPIALPDEPLVNGSKLLLTGWGSTSYGGETPDQLQQASLTYVDYQTCQEIMEGDESNGVGHICTLTDEGQGACHGDSGGPVAANGYLYGLVNWGYPCAIGYPDSYASVYFYRDWIRRTMAQDDNSCKSCHCYASNYPWA, encoded by the coding sequence ATGTGGGTGCTGCGCTTGAGTTTTGTGgcagttttgctgctgctgctgcttaatttaacaaatgccAAACGTTTAGCGAAGCCCAGTGCTGAGAAGTTGGAGCAGCTGGCCAGGATACACAAACTATATGGCAATCGTGTGGTGAACGGCATGGACGCAGAGCCGGGCCAGGCGCCCTATCAAGTGTCGATGCAGGGCATGTTTGGTGATCATATGTGTGGTGGCGCTATAATTGGCGATAAATGGGTGCTGACTGCAGCGCATTGTGTGTATGGATACAATCCTCCCTATTTACGCATCATTACGGGCACGCTGGAGTGGGCTAAGCGTGCGGCTATTTACTTTGTGGAGGAGTATTGGGTACACTGCAACTATAACTCACCAGATTATAACAACGATATAGCGTTAATAATGCTGAAcgatacaattaaatttaatgagtaCACTCAGCCCATTGCCTTGCCGGATGAGCCTTTGGTCAATGGCAGCAAGTTGCTGCTAACCGGCTGGGGCTCCACCTCTTATGGCGGTGAGACGCCCGATCAGCTGCAACAGGCATCGCTTACATACGTTGACTATCAAACTTGTCAGGAAATAATGGAAGGTGATGAAAGCAATGGAGTTGGACACATCTGCACGCTGACGGATGAAGGACAAGGCGCATGTCATGGCGATTCTGGCGGTCCAGTGGCGGCCAATGGCTATTTGTACGGACTGGTCAATTGGGGTTATCCTTGCGCCATTGGCTATCCAGACAGCTATGCTAGTGTATACTTCTATCGCGATTGGATACGACGTACTATGGCTCAGGATGATAATAGCTGCAAGAGCTGTCACTGCTATGCCAGCAATTATCCTTGGGCgtaa
- the LOC108604094 gene encoding chymotrypsin-1 encodes MCGKRNAYFCLCALLLLLLLGNSIDVTLAKRLPHKQFEQRIVGGQEAAEGAAPYQVSIQTSWQTHFCGGAIIADRWILTAGHCANDFPVEELRIIVGTNERLQPGQVLHVKQALIHKLYDIPQEYANDIGLLQLNDSIIFNERTRAIELGSEQPPDGAIVTLTGWGAPGLNLPVMERLQTLNLNVLAHEKCLAAWADDDDEVDIGHLCTFTKRGEGACNGDSGGPVTWQGKIVGVVNWGAACAVGKPDMHANTVYYQDWIRRTMSGCKQRVN; translated from the coding sequence ATGTGTGGGAAACGCAATGCGTATTTTTGCCTTTGTGcactgctcttgctgctgctgctgggaaaCTCCATTGACGTCACGCTGGCCAAGCGTTTGCCCCATAAACAGTTTGAGCAACGCATTGTGGGTGGCCAGGAGGCAGCAGAGGGCGCGGCACCTTATCAGGTATCCATACAAACGAGCTGGCAAACGCATTTCTGTGGTGGCGCCATCATTGCCGATCGCTGGATACTTACCGCCGGCCATTGTGCCAATGATTTTCCAGTGGAGGAGCTGCGCATCATCGTGGGCACCAATGAGCGACTGCAGCCGGGCCAGGTGTTGCATGTAAAGCAGGCGCTGATTCATAAGCTATATGATATACCTCAAGAGTATGCCAATGATATAggcctgctgcagctgaatgATTCCATAATCTTTAATGAGCGCACCCGCGCTATAGAATTGGGCTCTGAACAGCCGCCAGATGGCGCCATTGTAACGCTAACCGGCTGGGGTGCACCTGGACTCAATTTGCCTGTTATGGAACGTTTGCAAACGCTGAATCTAAATGTCTTGGCGCATGAGAAGTGCCTAGCAGCTTGGGCAGATGACGATGATGAAGTGGATATTGGTCATCTTTGCACGTTTACTAAGCGTGGTGAGGGCGCTTGTAACGGCGACTCTGGTGGTCCAGTTACCTGGCAAGGCAAGATCGTGGGCGTCGTAAATTGGGGCGCTGCCTGCGCTGTGGGCAAACCAGATATGCACGCCAATACTGTTTACTACCAAGACTGGATACGCCGCACCATGTCTGGCTGCAAGCAGCgcgttaattaa